From Aedes albopictus strain Foshan chromosome 1, AalbF5, whole genome shotgun sequence, one genomic window encodes:
- the LOC109427351 gene encoding achaete-scute complex protein T3-like gives MAAVMRSMALGQNIHNILPNNCILVQQHKPINHHGKRPIAPAPMMVTSLPQGVGLKCKSGVPTAKKYAYCGLPYAPTPQQAASVQRRNARERNRVKQVNNGFANLRQHIPPAVVTALSNGGRGASKKLSKVDTLRMAVEYIRSLQKMLDENSENHQKSSLSQMSSSSSYYGTMSESSTASSPAPSQISENSYSQTGGTVFKHEPYDIYVDPSTSPAPSYTSEHPQQHQQQHLQTLIPGMTSLSPSGNNNYIHTMATHQQVYKSEIYQDEYEEELSPQNPEDEELLDAITWWQQQQ, from the coding sequence ATGGCTGCGGTAATGAGAAGCATGGCCTTGGGTCAGAACATACATAATATTCTGCCGAACAACTGCATTCTGGTGCAGCAGCACAAACCGATCAATCACCATGGGAAGCGACCGATCGCACCAGCCCCTATGATGGTGACGAGTCTGCCGCAaggagttggattaaagtgcaaaTCAGGAGTTCCTACGGCGAAGAAATATGCGTACTGCGGGTTGCCGTATGCACCGACTCCTCAGCAAGCAGCTTCCGTACAGCGGAGGAATGCTCGTGAGCGCAACCGTGTGAAACAAGTGAACAATGGATTCGCAAACCTGCGCCAGCACATTCCACCAGCAGTAGTGACAGCCTTGTCCAACGGAGGTCGTGGAGCTAGCAAGAAACTCAGCAAAGTAGACACGCTACGCATGGCCGTGGAGTACATTCGTAGTCTACAGAAGATGTTGGATGAGAACAGCGAAAACCATCAGAAGTCCAGCCTGAGCCAGATGTCTTCATCGAGTTCCTATTACGGAACCATGTCCGAGTCTTCGACTGCCTCTTCGCCAGCTCCGTCGCAAATCTCGGAGAACTCTTACTCGCAAACGGGAGGAACTGTTTTCAAACACGAACCTTACGATATCTACGTGGATCCATCTACCTCGCCTGCTCCTTCGTACACCTCGGAGCATCCTCAGCAACATCAGCAGCAACACCTCCAGACTTTGATTCCGGGAATGACCAGCCTCAGCCCCAGTGGCAACAACAACTACATCCACACCATGGCAACCCATCAACAAGTCTACAAGTCGGAAATCTACCAGGATGAGTACGAGGAGGAACTGAGTCCTCAAAATCCAGAGGACGAGGAACTTCTCGACGCAATCACCTGGTGGCAGCAACAGCAGTGA